In Acaryochloris marina S15, a single genomic region encodes these proteins:
- a CDS encoding IS4 family transposase — protein MSISELVKSLCDHCQQQVKGRHVLAVSDTSEVNLQSHSGRLKLEELGVVGNDRDVGFFIHPTLALDAGTGFPLGLSALQLWTRDPNRPTVKDRGGYQNLPIEEKESFKWLASAERSQHCLKTGGASLVTHIGDRESDLYEEWATVPDAFNHLLVRVRQDRRLLGQSKSLYGYLKSRWGIGFTTITIEYESRTQRMARDAKLLIRCAPVKIQRPEHLKELDYPPSIQLYAIEAVEQTTPKGQNPIHWRLLTTHTVESLEQALQILEWYKFRWRIEMCQP, from the coding sequence GTGTCCATATCTGAGTTGGTCAAAAGCCTCTGTGACCACTGCCAGCAACAAGTCAAAGGACGACACGTTTTAGCCGTCAGTGATACAAGTGAGGTCAACTTACAATCTCATTCAGGACGCTTAAAGCTAGAAGAGTTGGGTGTTGTCGGCAATGATCGCGATGTGGGCTTTTTTATTCACCCGACCCTCGCCTTAGATGCAGGGACTGGTTTCCCGTTAGGATTGAGTGCACTTCAACTGTGGACTCGGGACCCGAATCGTCCAACCGTCAAAGATAGAGGAGGATATCAAAACCTGCCGATTGAGGAGAAAGAATCCTTCAAATGGTTAGCATCTGCTGAGCGAAGTCAACACTGTCTGAAGACAGGAGGGGCTAGCCTGGTCACTCATATCGGTGACCGAGAATCGGACTTATATGAAGAGTGGGCAACGGTTCCCGATGCATTCAATCATCTCCTAGTCAGGGTTCGTCAAGACCGTCGTCTGCTAGGTCAATCCAAATCACTCTATGGATATCTCAAATCACGGTGGGGGATTGGATTTACCACGATTACGATTGAGTACGAATCCCGTACTCAGCGGATGGCTAGAGATGCAAAGCTACTGATCCGCTGTGCTCCAGTCAAAATTCAACGACCTGAACATTTGAAGGAATTGGACTATCCACCGAGTATTCAACTGTATGCCATCGAAGCGGTAGAACAGACAACGCCCAAAGGTCAGAACCCGATTCATTGGCGCTTATTGACCACTCACACGGTGGAATCCCTTGAGCAAGCGCTACAAATTCTGGAATGGTACAAATTCAGGTGGAGAATTGAGATGTGCCAGCCTTGA
- a CDS encoding recombinase family protein: protein MNSKIELGIWTSEKLQPHHLERLAIVYVRQSTLQQVVNHQESTRLQYGLVHRAETLGWNRKRVLTIDDDLGKSGSSAEGRVGFQRLVTEVGLNHVGLILGIEMSRLARSSKDWHQLLEICALFGTLIADLDGIYDPSQYNDRLLLGLKGTMSEAELHILKQRLVQGKHAKAQRGELGFSVPIGYVRHPSGVVQFDPDEQAQQIVKLIFRKFEDLGTLHGVLRYLVTHQIQIGVRVLSGAHKGDLEWRRPTRATLQCLLKNPAYAGAYAYGRKQIDPRKKKAGRPRTGSVVQPPENWLVLIKDHHPAYIGWEQYQRNVSQLQSNRNRAKEVGVARPGTALLSGLLRCGKCGSYMMIHYPQKGHHQYVCRQEAVNYGGVLCQSLSGPCLDIYVSKQVLQALKPAALELALAATMHLEQDHLELNQLWQHRLERATFEAERAGRHYRLVEPENRLVARQLAQDWEAKLQAHQDLQQEYNRFCSQQSQSLSADEKQAIRQLAEDLPALWKAETTTQIQRKEIIRQVIQNISVNIIGKSEHAQVVIEWVGGDSTHDQITRPVAHWTQLSFYPQLCEKLEQCAEENLSTDEIIDCLHQAGFHPPKRRQTFNRQIVQTLMRRLSIGSHPVMHKRAALGENEWWLPDLAKHLEMPRVTLYHWLRRGWVKARQQSEHSRCWIVWADQAEVDRLKRYRQSPVGETLRQRWKGEVPDIAICPDGTEIPKL from the coding sequence ATGAACTCCAAGATTGAGCTAGGAATATGGACATCAGAAAAACTTCAGCCCCATCATCTAGAACGGTTAGCCATCGTGTATGTACGTCAATCAACCTTACAGCAAGTGGTGAATCATCAAGAATCGACTCGACTTCAATATGGTTTGGTCCATCGTGCTGAGACTTTGGGCTGGAACCGCAAGAGAGTGCTGACCATTGATGATGATTTAGGCAAATCTGGTAGTAGTGCTGAAGGTCGTGTCGGTTTTCAACGCTTGGTTACTGAAGTTGGCCTCAATCATGTTGGCTTAATCTTAGGTATAGAGATGTCGCGTCTTGCTCGCTCATCTAAGGACTGGCATCAACTATTAGAAATTTGTGCCTTGTTCGGAACGCTGATTGCAGACCTTGATGGCATCTATGATCCCAGTCAGTATAATGACCGTCTCCTGTTGGGGTTAAAAGGAACCATGAGTGAAGCAGAGCTCCACATTCTCAAACAGCGATTGGTTCAAGGCAAACACGCAAAAGCTCAACGGGGAGAATTAGGCTTTAGCGTGCCTATTGGTTATGTCCGTCATCCTTCTGGAGTCGTTCAATTTGACCCAGACGAACAGGCTCAGCAAATTGTAAAACTCATCTTCCGAAAATTTGAAGACCTCGGTACACTCCACGGTGTTCTTCGCTATTTAGTAACCCATCAAATTCAAATTGGAGTCCGGGTACTATCTGGTGCACATAAAGGTGATCTAGAGTGGCGACGACCCACTCGAGCAACATTACAGTGCTTACTGAAAAACCCTGCTTATGCTGGGGCATACGCTTATGGTCGCAAACAAATTGATCCTCGAAAAAAGAAAGCAGGACGTCCCCGTACGGGATCAGTCGTTCAACCCCCTGAGAATTGGTTGGTATTAATTAAAGACCATCATCCTGCTTACATTGGTTGGGAGCAATACCAGCGGAATGTCTCTCAACTACAATCTAATCGAAACCGTGCGAAGGAAGTTGGGGTAGCACGCCCAGGAACAGCGCTGCTATCTGGCCTCCTCAGATGTGGCAAATGTGGTAGCTATATGATGATCCACTATCCACAAAAGGGGCATCATCAGTATGTCTGCCGCCAAGAGGCTGTCAATTATGGCGGTGTTCTCTGTCAAAGTTTGTCAGGACCTTGTTTAGATATATACGTCTCCAAACAAGTGTTGCAGGCATTAAAACCTGCGGCCTTAGAATTAGCACTTGCTGCGACGATGCATTTAGAGCAGGACCATTTAGAGCTTAATCAGCTTTGGCAACACCGCTTGGAGCGAGCTACATTTGAAGCGGAACGAGCAGGCCGACATTATCGTTTGGTCGAACCTGAAAATCGATTAGTCGCTCGACAATTAGCTCAAGACTGGGAAGCCAAATTACAAGCACATCAAGATCTTCAACAAGAGTATAACCGCTTCTGTTCCCAGCAATCTCAATCACTATCCGCTGATGAGAAACAGGCCATTCGGCAACTGGCTGAAGATTTACCTGCACTTTGGAAAGCAGAAACCACTACACAAATTCAACGCAAAGAAATTATTCGGCAAGTGATTCAAAACATCAGCGTGAATATCATTGGCAAAAGTGAACACGCTCAAGTGGTGATTGAGTGGGTAGGAGGGGACTCCACCCATGATCAAATTACCCGTCCGGTTGCCCATTGGACTCAGCTAAGTTTCTATCCCCAACTATGTGAAAAACTAGAACAGTGTGCTGAAGAAAACTTGAGTACAGATGAAATTATTGATTGCCTACACCAAGCTGGATTCCATCCCCCCAAACGTCGCCAAACGTTCAACCGACAAATTGTCCAGACGTTGATGCGGCGCTTAAGCATAGGTTCTCATCCTGTTATGCATAAACGAGCTGCTCTTGGAGAGAATGAGTGGTGGCTGCCTGATTTAGCAAAACATTTAGAGATGCCAAGGGTCACACTTTACCACTGGCTCAGACGGGGATGGGTCAAAGCACGACAGCAGTCTGAACACTCTAGATGTTGGATTGTCTGGGCTGATCAGGCAGAAGTAGACCGATTGAAACGTTATCGACAATCCCCTGTAGGTGAGACTCTAAGGCAACGATGGAAAGGCGAAGTTCCCGATATAGCTATCTGTCCTGATGGAACCGAAATTCCCAAACTGTAA
- a CDS encoding IS1 family transposase (programmed frameshift) produces MQCPLCGHSKAHKHGKMPNMLQRYRCPECQQTFTERFDTLYYRRQVSPEQVRQVLQAHAEGSSLRGITRTSGLAYNTVVSLVRAASQRSQQLHNGQVQAVETEDVSADEMWSFVKKQKHCLPHELEMGDCWMAITLANTSGVILSCRVGKHTDSLLNELVTSTEGKTDCKDWNSDDWGGYERVLPWEIDHYIGKDRTQRLERTNGIIRQHSGRWHRRQNKFGKVWAQTKVTARLVVSYFNWIWTHSRLKTTAAQRADLASRAWHWDDILTYPTIV; encoded by the exons ATGCAATGCCCACTATGCGGTCATTCCAAAGCACACAAGCATGGCAAGATGCCCAACATGCTTCAACGATACCGTTGTCCTGAGTGCCAGCAGACCTTTACTGAACGCTTTGATACCCTTTACTATCGTCGTCAGGTGAGTCCAGAGCAGGTCCGACAAGTCCTCCAAGCCCATGCAGAAGGGAGTAGTCTTCGAGGTATCACTCGGACCAGTGGCCTGGCTTACAACACTGTAGTCTCTCTAGTAAGAGCTGCTAGCCAACGATCTCAGCAACTCCATAATGGTCAAGTGCAAGCCGTTGAAACGGAGGATGTCAGTGCAGATGAAATGTGGTCCTTTGTG AAAAAGCAAAAACACTGTCTTCCCCATGAGCTAGAGATGGGTGATTGTTGGATGGCGATTACCTTGGCAAACACAAGCGGCGTGATCCTCTCGTGTCGTGTGGGCAAGCACACCGATTCATTATTGAATGAACTGGTGACTAGCACTGAAGGTAAGACCGATTGCAAGGACTGGAATAGCGACGATTGGGGGGGGTACGAAAGAGTGTTGCCTTGGGAGATTGACCATTACATTGGCAAGGACAGAACTCAACGACTCGAACGCACCAATGGCATTATTCGACAGCACAGTGGTCGATGGCATCGACGCCAGAACAAATTTGGCAAAGTGTGGGCGCAAACCAAAGTCACTGCTCGATTAGTGGTCAGCTATTTCAATTGGATTTGGACACACAGTCGGCTTAAAACAACGGCGGCACAACGTGCTGATCTAGCCTCGCGAGCTTGGCATTGGGATGACATACTCACCTACCCCACAATTGTTTGA
- a CDS encoding ISAzo13-like element transposase-related protein: MTWKGNHPVITLTNKCYETGISLTQKAMKGIEKRLERHPQLPKWDILICLPDIST; this comes from the coding sequence ATGACTTGGAAGGGTAATCACCCCGTTATAACTTTGACAAATAAGTGTTATGAAACAGGGATTTCACTCACTCAAAAAGCAATGAAAGGCATTGAGAAACGATTAGAGAGACATCCTCAATTACCCAAGTGGGACATCCTAATCTGCCTGCCTGACATAAGTACCTAA
- a CDS encoding transposase, with the protein MSNSTPIYSQLFSFLRQYSHYRDLRHLIALAWMVSALICSGQLSLSAWESYVPSRAKKAQSVERRWQRFISNKRIDINKLYVPLVLLALKDWQSHRLYLALDTTVLWNQYCMIHLSVVCCGRAVPFLWLVLEHKSAAVAFEEYQPLLRRARWLLRQHPDVMLLADRGFANHQLMSWLQQSHWHYCLRIPCDVILHGPRRCPREVRRLWPSKGEAVLYRNVGLWEDGIYRCDLVLANIRGVKEPWAVITDESPTLQTLWQYALRFRVEELFLDSKSGAFELEESKIRCADALERLYLVAAVALLFSTTHGMAVQIEGLREQVDPHWRRGISYLKIGLRWLQGVVNKGRPLLMPVPLLINDPQLCFASKKARKKYYDKIWFSRIRSLQCKTI; encoded by the coding sequence ATGTCTAACTCCACCCCAATTTATAGTCAACTTTTCTCCTTTCTGCGTCAATACAGCCATTACCGAGATCTGCGTCATCTCATTGCTCTTGCGTGGATGGTGAGCGCATTAATCTGTAGTGGTCAATTAAGCTTGTCTGCCTGGGAATCTTATGTTCCGAGTCGAGCTAAAAAAGCCCAGAGTGTCGAGCGTCGCTGGCAACGATTTATATCCAATAAACGCATTGATATCAACAAACTATATGTGCCTCTGGTCCTGCTAGCGCTCAAGGATTGGCAATCCCATCGTCTTTATCTGGCGTTGGATACCACGGTTTTGTGGAATCAATATTGCATGATTCATCTATCGGTCGTCTGCTGTGGCAGAGCAGTGCCGTTTTTATGGCTGGTGTTAGAGCATAAGAGTGCAGCAGTAGCATTTGAGGAATATCAACCGCTACTGCGACGAGCCCGTTGGTTATTACGGCAGCATCCAGATGTGATGCTGCTGGCAGATCGTGGTTTTGCTAATCATCAACTGATGAGCTGGTTACAGCAGAGCCATTGGCATTACTGCTTGCGTATCCCTTGTGATGTCATCCTCCATGGTCCACGTCGATGTCCAAGAGAAGTCCGCAGGCTGTGGCCATCTAAAGGTGAAGCAGTCTTGTATCGGAATGTGGGTCTTTGGGAAGATGGTATATATCGCTGCGATCTAGTGCTGGCAAATATCCGAGGCGTGAAAGAGCCATGGGCTGTGATTACTGATGAATCACCCACTCTACAGACCTTGTGGCAATATGCTTTGAGGTTTCGGGTGGAGGAATTATTTCTCGATAGCAAATCTGGAGCTTTTGAACTGGAAGAATCAAAAATTCGCTGTGCTGATGCCCTTGAACGGCTTTACTTGGTCGCTGCAGTAGCATTGCTTTTTAGCACCACTCACGGGATGGCTGTTCAAATTGAAGGACTGCGTGAGCAAGTGGATCCACATTGGCGACGGGGAATCAGTTATCTCAAAATTGGACTGCGATGGCTCCAGGGGGTCGTCAATAAAGGGCGTCCATTGTTAATGCCAGTTCCCCTACTTATTAATGACCCACAACTGTGTTTTGCATCCAAGAAAGCTCGAAAGAAGTACTACGATAAAATCTGGTTCTCTCGAATTCGCTCGTTACAGTGCAAAACCATATAG
- a CDS encoding IS630 family transposase, with the protein MERRYPDAQVEVWSFDEHRLGLKPIIRKIWAPVGQRPIAEVDHRYEWAYLYGFVHPATGDTEWFILPRVNGEWFNQALQSFAQQVGAGQHKQILLVLDGAGWHTCKNLVVPKGIHLKVLPPYSPELQPAERLWRLADEPIANRCFETLDALEDVLEERCRTLMTMQSDIKALTYYHWWPV; encoded by the coding sequence TTGGAGCGACGCTATCCTGATGCTCAAGTCGAAGTGTGGTCTTTTGATGAACACCGCTTAGGCCTTAAACCCATCATTCGAAAGATCTGGGCACCTGTAGGTCAGCGTCCGATTGCTGAGGTGGACCATCGCTACGAATGGGCCTATCTTTATGGATTCGTTCACCCCGCAACAGGCGACACTGAATGGTTCATTCTGCCTCGGGTGAATGGAGAATGGTTTAATCAAGCCCTGCAAAGCTTTGCTCAGCAAGTTGGAGCGGGACAGCACAAACAGATTCTTCTCGTTCTAGATGGTGCAGGATGGCATACCTGTAAAAATCTGGTGGTACCTAAAGGCATTCATCTGAAGGTTTTACCTCCCTATTCTCCAGAACTACAGCCCGCTGAACGATTGTGGCGGCTAGCGGATGAACCAATCGCCAATCGATGCTTTGAGACCCTCGATGCTCTCGAAGATGTGCTCGAGGAGCGCTGTCGAACTTTAATGACCATGCAATCAGACATTAAAGCTCTCACTTACTACCATTGGTGGCCAGTTTGA
- a CDS encoding winged helix-turn-helix domain-containing protein, which produces MPRKLYLEPHFSPEELKSHYRASQDPVESRRWHLLWLVSEQTKLTQAAQVVGLNYDYAREIVREYNRNGANGLRNRRKDKRPYQSRSLLTQDQCAQLSTRLQTPPADGGLWNGPKVAQVIAQMTGVEKVWPQRGWDYLKRLEQSLQCPRPHHRKGDPEAQAAFKKTA; this is translated from the coding sequence ATGCCAAGAAAACTGTATCTCGAACCTCATTTTTCGCCTGAGGAGCTGAAGTCTCATTATCGGGCCAGCCAAGACCCAGTAGAATCGCGCCGCTGGCATCTGCTGTGGCTCGTCAGTGAGCAAACAAAGCTAACTCAAGCAGCCCAAGTGGTCGGTCTCAACTACGATTACGCCCGAGAAATTGTTAGAGAGTATAACCGCAATGGAGCTAATGGATTACGCAACCGACGCAAAGATAAACGACCTTACCAATCTCGCAGTCTCCTGACTCAAGACCAATGTGCACAATTGTCGACTCGTCTCCAAACCCCACCTGCCGACGGTGGTCTATGGAACGGGCCAAAAGTAGCACAGGTCATCGCCCAAATGACAGGAGTTGAGAAGGTTTGGCCCCAACGAGGTTGGGACTATCTCAAGCGATTGGAGCAGTCCCTTCAATGCCCACGTCCTCATCATCGTAAAGGCGACCCAGAGGCACAAGCCGCCTTTAAAAAAACTGCCTGA
- a CDS encoding transposase has protein sequence MVLDPNRPEIRRPRYKGKCDRVNTIPCESFRAQAKIDFATDRLQLPGLGWIGIPALSVRLGSVMIRQQVQMAKYPDRYPELAKKLNERDAFLSVARWLERDIPMPEKITGDIKKAINHAECVIKKSGQVTQAIAKLRELSEKRELQQAINDLCTPGVFRICRRGDKFYLQIAVRSVVNPGNPRPKPIGLDVGLDLLCCTTNGVQTKHPDLRRLTSKIIRLKQKQSQMMLGSANWHRIQKKISNAERQKTKAKRNKQHYIAGWLVDTNQHIAIKKVNPKEVVARPLPRPSEDNEQYLRNGREDQRIINYQSKEASVGQFISLILSKASDRENRMIELVACEPEATPTKILEASSFHSGGPQSEPAQNLQRTREGDAVTLTMRGESNSDSSTTHRSKQAHELANPAKSPKPFKRPRRKPWAERKTF, from the coding sequence TTGGTATTAGATCCGAACAGACCCGAAATTAGACGACCTCGATATAAAGGCAAGTGTGACCGGGTAAACACCATTCCCTGTGAATCTTTCCGCGCCCAAGCCAAAATTGATTTTGCTACAGATCGGTTGCAGCTCCCTGGCCTAGGTTGGATCGGTATTCCTGCCCTCTCTGTTCGATTGGGGAGTGTCATGATTAGACAGCAAGTGCAGATGGCAAAGTATCCCGACCGCTACCCAGAACTAGCCAAAAAGCTGAATGAGCGGGATGCATTTTTGAGTGTGGCTAGATGGCTGGAGAGGGATATTCCAATGCCAGAGAAGATAACGGGAGATATCAAAAAAGCTATCAATCATGCTGAATGCGTTATCAAGAAATCGGGCCAGGTCACACAGGCCATTGCAAAATTGAGAGAATTGTCAGAGAAGCGAGAATTACAACAGGCGATTAATGACCTTTGTACTCCTGGAGTCTTTAGGATTTGTCGACGCGGGGATAAATTCTATCTCCAAATCGCGGTCCGCTCAGTAGTGAATCCTGGTAATCCTCGGCCCAAACCAATAGGTTTGGATGTAGGTTTAGATCTACTATGCTGCACGACCAATGGCGTGCAGACTAAGCATCCTGATTTGAGGCGATTGACTAGCAAAATTATTCGCCTCAAGCAGAAACAATCGCAGATGATGTTAGGTTCTGCAAACTGGCACCGTATTCAAAAAAAGATTAGTAACGCGGAACGACAGAAAACTAAAGCCAAGCGCAACAAACAGCACTATATTGCAGGCTGGTTAGTGGACACTAATCAGCATATAGCGATCAAGAAAGTCAATCCAAAAGAGGTTGTCGCACGACCCTTGCCGCGACCGAGTGAAGACAACGAGCAATATCTACGTAATGGTAGAGAAGATCAGCGTATCATCAACTATCAGTCGAAGGAAGCCTCAGTTGGTCAGTTTATCAGCTTAATTCTTTCGAAAGCCAGTGACAGAGAAAATCGCATGATAGAATTGGTAGCATGTGAGCCTGAAGCCACACCGACTAAAATTTTGGAAGCGTCCAGTTTCCACTCCGGCGGTCCACAGTCGGAGCCAGCCCAAAACCTGCAAAGGACACGGGAAGGTGATGCGGTAACGCTCACCATGCGAGGGGAAAGCAACAGCGACTCCTCAACAACTCATAGATCGAAGCAAGCCCATGAGCTTGCCAATCCAGCTAAAAGCCCCAAACCTTTCAAACGTCCACGGCGTAAGCCATGGGCTGAACGTAAGACCTTTTAG
- a CDS encoding chorismate lyase — MSNSVKTEYFEFMRTDLQQTFSSSHIEPSKLSTFQRILLTTDGTVTDILEAYAFEQIQIVKLSESLFILEDDINSMKLKKGSEVIARKILLQGKISRKNFVYAESIIAPENLNIRFREALLKTKSPIGKLWFEQRVETFKEIVNTSIESATNLSKYFNIGISDKLFSRTYQVFTDNKPVMMITEKFPESYFTDLF, encoded by the coding sequence ATGTCAAATTCAGTCAAAACTGAGTATTTTGAGTTTATGAGAACCGATCTTCAACAAACATTTTCTTCCAGTCATATAGAACCAAGCAAATTAAGTACATTTCAGCGAATACTATTAACAACTGATGGAACAGTAACTGATATTCTTGAAGCTTATGCTTTTGAGCAAATTCAGATTGTAAAACTTTCAGAGAGTCTGTTTATACTGGAAGACGATATTAACTCTATGAAACTAAAAAAGGGATCTGAAGTAATCGCAAGAAAGATTTTGTTACAGGGGAAAATAAGCCGAAAAAACTTTGTTTACGCAGAATCAATTATTGCTCCAGAAAATCTAAATATTCGGTTTAGAGAAGCCCTTCTTAAAACTAAATCACCTATCGGAAAACTGTGGTTTGAACAACGCGTTGAAACATTTAAGGAAATAGTTAATACAAGTATTGAGTCTGCTACGAATCTATCAAAATATTTCAACATAGGAATTTCTGATAAACTTTTCTCAAGAACATATCAAGTTTTTACAGATAATAAACCGGTTATGATGATTACGGAGAAGTTCCCAGAGTCTTATTTTACAGACTTATTTTGA
- a CDS encoding class I adenylate-forming enzyme family protein, with amino-acid sequence MLYNILKEVAIKNPNEIAIIYGETKITYNTLLEKISGLSEGLKSIGLKKGDCLALLLPNCPEFIFTFYAAMTLGAIILPLNHLFKAEEVEFYLQDSHAKYIITDSHRFQSCIQLISNLSNSVEVIVIDSTRTSSQSFSDLIKSNILDTRPIHIDPNSSAIYQYSSGSTGRPKRVTRTQSNLVSEVRSFGATTNITPTDKILCIVPLYHAHGLGNCLLASTCNGATLVILEPLMKNDLPVEVPFVFRCPRVLELIESKKITVLPAVPYIFSTMVETPVCTNANLNSLRLCFSAGNFLDQKTFDHFLNRYGVPIRQLYGCTEAGSISINLSTEVAQTAKSVGQSLLGVQVSIIDDNGKILPNGEIGEIIVKSQALTKGYDKMPELTSFAFQDGAYYTGDLGFLDQNRYLYITGRKKILIDTGGRKVDPIEIEDVLLTNPKIKEAVVVGVKSNLAGELIKAVVVLKNGIYYSEKEIQIFCRKYLADYKSPKMIEIRDEIPKSPLGKVLRKELI; translated from the coding sequence ATGCTTTATAACATCTTAAAAGAAGTAGCTATAAAAAACCCAAATGAAATAGCAATTATATACGGTGAAACAAAGATAACTTACAATACCCTACTAGAAAAAATAAGCGGCTTAAGTGAAGGATTGAAGTCTATAGGGCTTAAAAAGGGAGATTGCTTAGCACTATTACTACCCAACTGCCCTGAATTCATTTTTACATTTTATGCTGCTATGACACTTGGAGCTATTATTTTACCCCTCAATCACTTGTTCAAAGCAGAGGAAGTAGAATTTTATCTGCAAGATAGTCATGCGAAATACATCATTACAGATAGTCATCGGTTTCAATCTTGTATACAGCTAATTTCTAATCTATCTAACTCAGTTGAAGTCATAGTAATAGATTCTACTCGGACAAGTAGTCAATCTTTCTCTGATTTAATTAAATCGAATATTTTGGATACTAGACCTATACATATTGATCCTAACTCTAGTGCTATTTATCAGTATTCATCAGGTTCGACTGGACGTCCCAAACGAGTTACCCGGACTCAATCGAATCTAGTCAGCGAAGTAAGAAGTTTCGGGGCAACCACTAATATAACCCCTACTGATAAAATCCTCTGTATCGTCCCACTCTATCATGCTCATGGATTAGGGAACTGCCTGCTCGCTTCAACCTGTAATGGTGCGACACTAGTAATTTTAGAGCCACTTATGAAGAATGATCTTCCAGTTGAAGTTCCATTTGTGTTTAGATGTCCAAGAGTTCTTGAACTAATAGAAAGTAAGAAAATTACAGTTTTACCTGCTGTTCCTTATATTTTTAGCACAATGGTTGAGACACCTGTATGTACCAATGCCAACCTTAACTCTTTAAGGCTTTGTTTTTCAGCTGGAAACTTTCTTGACCAAAAAACTTTTGATCATTTTTTAAATAGATATGGTGTTCCTATTAGACAGCTTTATGGTTGCACAGAAGCTGGTTCAATTTCAATTAATTTAAGTACTGAGGTTGCACAGACTGCTAAGTCAGTAGGACAATCACTACTCGGCGTTCAAGTTTCCATTATTGACGATAACGGTAAAATTTTACCAAATGGTGAAATCGGGGAAATAATTGTTAAGAGCCAAGCTTTGACGAAAGGCTATGACAAAATGCCTGAATTAACTTCATTCGCTTTTCAAGATGGAGCTTACTATACAGGAGATCTAGGATTTTTAGATCAAAATAGATATTTATATATTACTGGCCGAAAAAAAATCTTAATTGATACAGGGGGACGGAAAGTAGATCCCATTGAGATTGAAGATGTCCTATTAACTAATCCTAAAATTAAAGAGGCTGTTGTAGTAGGTGTTAAAAGTAATCTTGCAGGAGAGTTGATTAAAGCAGTTGTGGTATTAAAAAATGGTATTTATTACAGCGAAAAAGAAATTCAAATTTTTTGTAGAAAATATTTAGCTGACTATAAATCACCGAAGATGATTGAGATTCGCGACGAAATCCCTAAGAGCCCTCTTGGAAAAGTTTTAAGGAAGGAGTTAATATAG
- a CDS encoding acyl carrier protein yields the protein MTYSPEKLTEKIKSVILDLIPIDEDKLLDNSDIFNLGLDSINAMTLVFNLQDTFSIKFEVLEIDVENFRSVKDISKLIRSKL from the coding sequence ATGACATATTCACCTGAAAAATTAACTGAAAAAATTAAAAGTGTGATTCTTGACCTTATACCTATCGATGAAGATAAATTGTTGGATAACTCAGATATCTTTAATTTAGGTTTAGACTCAATTAACGCTATGACACTAGTTTTTAATTTACAAGATACATTCTCAATAAAATTTGAAGTTCTTGAAATTGATGTTGAAAATTTCAGGAGTGTCAAGGATATATCCAAGCTTATAAGAAGCAAACTCTAA
- a CDS encoding alpha/beta hydrolase yields MDMMYLICPSKMPMPVIIWIHGGGWRSGTKKDGKKKIIPFALRGYFCVSINYRLSFEAPFPAQLEDCKCAVRFLRANANELNLNPRKIGVWGSSSGGHLAALLGTTQHMKEFDKSGPWRSSSSKVQAVCDWFGPTDFLRMNSYPSEIDHDAYDSPESELIGYPIQSAVDKVALANPITHITSSVPPFLIMHADNDLLVPLNQSQILYESLSQAGNEVTFEVIHGGGHGKKFSSPGILNMVEIFFSNHLEE; encoded by the coding sequence ATGGATATGATGTATCTCATTTGTCCCTCAAAAATGCCAATGCCTGTAATAATTTGGATCCATGGAGGTGGATGGCGATCAGGTACTAAGAAGGATGGTAAGAAAAAAATTATCCCTTTTGCTCTACGTGGCTACTTTTGCGTAAGTATTAATTATCGATTGAGCTTTGAAGCACCCTTTCCAGCCCAGCTTGAAGACTGCAAATGTGCAGTTCGGTTTCTTCGAGCTAACGCAAATGAGTTAAATTTGAATCCAAGGAAAATTGGTGTCTGGGGTTCTTCATCAGGAGGGCATCTAGCAGCACTCCTAGGTACAACTCAGCATATGAAAGAATTCGATAAGTCGGGACCATGGAGATCATCTTCAAGTAAAGTTCAAGCTGTTTGTGATTGGTTTGGTCCGACAGATTTTTTAAGAATGAATAGTTACCCTAGTGAAATTGATCATGATGCTTATGACTCTCCCGAATCGGAGTTAATTGGATATCCTATTCAATCAGCCGTAGATAAAGTCGCTTTAGCTAATCCAATCACTCATATCACCTCGTCAGTCCCGCCATTTCTTATTATGCACGCAGATAATGATCTACTTGTTCCTTTAAATCAAAGTCAAATCTTATATGAATCATTAAGTCAAGCTGGTAATGAAGTTACTTTTGAAGTTATTCATGGTGGAGGACATGGTAAAAAATTCTCATCTCCGGGCATATTAAATATGGTAGAAATTTTTTTTTCCAATCACCTTGAAGAATAA